In one Juglans regia cultivar Chandler chromosome 11, Walnut 2.0, whole genome shotgun sequence genomic region, the following are encoded:
- the LOC108990650 gene encoding putative U-box domain-containing protein 50, whose translation MDAQAEKIYVAIGNDLQDGFKTLEWTLGKWNSRPISIVILHVTYNISADFVYTPFGKLPASVVSEEKLEVLRKYEQEKIDKLLSKYITFCGKVKAEILKVEKHDEPVQKLIVDLISRLQINKLVMGSTFMKSSSWKSKGTISGSFYIHQHKPHFCEFYIICGGKQVFLKDQKEERIMEDDQGVRVARRRDNKASLKKWVGKMFSDQTNTPERNSCHSSSNSSVNSNSPKSQNQWEIHVQEIESYLQQLLSSDLDVDDLPQENDSFQIITSHAAESGNNDSHMSLAEKIESLRSKINEAQQEIELKRKEAKENVERHAKAGWVISLCIQRAEELETSIKEEVKNRSELEKELNAEKEQMNEVIIDIEESKSRLSSLLELQTELSEKLQISTIAKSQAEVQLEKAVLTRAEMVRDIEELRRQRDVFNRRIEFCREKDAIGMLSKLNEMSCGYREYSAEEIRLATDNFSESKRLKSGGDWTNVYRGRMKHGAVAIKVLSSIGQLSQEAFQAKVDELGQIRHPHLVAMVGLCSDLKCIVFEYMHNGSLRDVLSSSDRSSRKRNRALHWLDRVRIATHVCSGLGFLHMAKPVPMVHGCLALSNILLDRNHVAKISGYGLSQAHDECGLRLDICAFGSVMLHLLTGRKWAGLVEEAMTRDREALAQVLDETAGDWPLDLAEEFAGLAIRCSSINSEPNADLSITRVMEELNKIKNKAEDAMKRGGSDTFINGDVDEADSCDVPKVFICPIFQDIMKNPHVAADGFSYELEAIEEWVETGHDTSPTTNLRLKHTKVIPNHTLRSLIQDWQSKRSTAASIAH comes from the exons ATGGATGCTCAGGCAGAGAAAATCTACGTTGCTATTGGAAATGATCTGCAAGATGGGTTCAAGACCTTGGAGTGGACGCTTGGGAAATGGAATTCTCGTCCAATCTCCATAGTCATTCTCCATGTCACTTACAACATTTCTGCCGATTTTGTTTACACCCCAT TCGGGAAGCTCCCTGCAAGTGTTGTGAGTGAAGAGAAACTGGAAGTTCTTAGGAAATATGAGCAAGAAAAGATTGACAAGCTGCTTTCCAAGTATATCACTTTCTGCGGAAAG GTGAAGGCTGAGATATTGAAAGTCGAGAAACACGATGAGCCTGTTCAGAAACTCATTGTAGATTTGATTTCTCGCCTCCAAATAAACAAACTAGTCATGGGGTCCACATTCATGAAGTCCTCCTCGTG GAAATCAAAGGGCACGATTAGTGGGTCATTTTACATTCATCAGCACAAGCCCCATTTTTGTGAGTTTTACATTATCTGTGGAGGAAAGCAGGTGTTCCTCAAAgatcaaaaagaagaaagaatcaTGGAGGATGATCAAGGGGTTAGAGTTGCACGAAGGAGAGATAACAAGGCTTCTCTCAAAAAATGGGTCGGGAAAATGTTTTCCGACCAAACAAATACCCCAGAAAGAAACTCTTGTCACTCATCCAGTAATTCCTCAGTAAATTCGAATTCacccaaatcacaaaatcaGTGGGAAATTCATGTCCAAGAAATTGAGAGTTATCTCCAGCAGTTGCTGTCTTCAGATTTGGATGTAGATGATCTTCCCCAGGAGAATGACAGTTTCCAGATCATAACGAGCCATGCAGCTGAGTCCGGGAACAACGATTCCCACATG AGCCTTGCAGAAAAGATCGAATCTTTAAGAAGTAAAATTAATGAAGCTCAGCAGGAAATTGAGTTGAAGAGAAAAGAAGCCAAGGAGAACGTTGAAAGGCATGCAAAAGCTGGATGGGTCATTTCTTTATGCATTCAACGG GCTGAAGAACTTGAAACTTCTATAAAAGAGGAGGTAAAAAATCGATCGGAGTTGGAGAAAGAATTAAACGCAGAAAAGGAACAAATGAACGAAGTAATCATCGACATTGAAGAAAGCAAGAGCAGGCTAAGTTCATTGTTAGAACTCCAAACCGAGCTGTCCGAAAAACTCCAGATTTCAACAATTGCGAAGTCACAAGCCGAGGTCCAGCTCGAAAAGGCAGTGCTGACAAGGGCAGAGATGGTGAGGGATATCGAGGAGTTGCGGAGACAAAGAGATGTGTTCAATAGGAGGATCGAATTCTGCAGAGAAAAAGACGCCATTGGAATGCTTTCGAAGCTTAATGAAATGAGCTGTGGTTACAGAGAGTACAGTGCGGAGGAGATCAGATTAGCCACTGATAACTTTTCGGAGAGCAAGAGATTGAAATCTGGTGGGGATTGGACGAATGTGTATAGAGGGCGCATGAAGCATGGCGCAGTTGCGATCAAAGTTCTGAGTTCAATCGGGCAGCTATCCCAAGAAGCTTTCCAAGCTAAG GTGGATGAACTTGGCCAAATTCGACACCCACACTTGGTGGCCATGGTTGGCTTATGCTCCGACCTAAAATGCATTGTCTTTGAATACATGCACAATGGTAGCTTAAGGGATGTGTTATCTTCCTCTGACAGAAGCTCTAGGAAAAGAAACCGGGCCCTTCATTGGCTGGACCGTGTCCGCATTGCGACCCATGTTTGTTCGGGCCTGGGTTTCCTCCACATGGCAAAGCCCGTGCCGATGGTTCATGGCTGCCTTGCCTTGTCCAACATCCTCCTAGATCGCAATCATGTCGCAAAGATCAGTGGTTATGGGCTCTCACAAGCCCATGATGAATGTGGCTTGCGGTTGGATATTTGTGCTTTTGGGTCTGTAATGCTACATCTTTTGACCGGGAGAAAATGGGCCGGGCTGGTGGAAGAGGCAATGACTAGGGATAGGGAAGCCTTGGCCCAGGTCCTGGATGAGACCGCGGGAGATTGGCCATTAGATTTAGCGGAGGAATTTGCGGGCTTAGCGATAAGGTGTTCGTCCATTAACAGTGAGCCCAACGCAGACCTGAGCATCACCAGGGTAATGGAAGAGCTGAATAAGATTAAGAATAAGGCGGAGGATGCAATGAAAAGAGGAGGATCTGACACATTTATCAATGGAGATGTTGATGAAGCAGACTCATGCGATGTGCCCAAAGTTTTCATCTGCCCCATATTTCAG GATATAATGAAGAACCCACACGTTGCAGCAGATGGATTTTCATACGAGCTAGAAGCCATAGAGGAATGGGTAGAAACGGGGCATGACACCTCTCCCACGACAAACTTACGcctcaagcacacaaaggtcatCCCTAATCACACCCTTCGTTCACTCATTCAGGATTGGCAAAGTAAGAGATCAACAGCAGCCTCCATAGCACATTAA